The following proteins are encoded in a genomic region of Pyxicephalus adspersus chromosome 9, UCB_Pads_2.0, whole genome shotgun sequence:
- the PSMD13 gene encoding 26S proteasome non-ATPase regulatory subunit 13 gives MRDVTGFLQQQQSQSSSPETAAVWHRLEELYNKKLWHQLTLQLLDFVLDPECVKGDGLIKLYENFISEFEHRINPLSLVEIILNVVRQMTDPTVALTFLEKTREKVKSSDEAVILCRTAIGALKLNIGDLQATKETIEGVEEMLGSLPGVTSVHSRFYDLSSKYYQTIGNHASYYKDALRFLGCTDPKDLPISEQQDRAFTLGLAGLLGDGVYNFGELLMHPVLESLRNSDRQWLIDTLYAFNSGNVETFRALKTAWGQQPDLAANETLLLKKIQLLCLMEMTFTRPANHRQLTFEEIAKSAQVNVNDVELLVMKALSVGLLRGSIDEVDKRVHITWVQPRVLDLQQIKGMKDRLEFWCTDVKSMEMLVEHQAHDILT, from the exons ATGAGGGACGTTACCGGCTTCCTACAGCAGCAACAGAGCCAGAGCTCGTCACCCGAGACGGCCGCAGTGTGGCACCGACTGGAGGAACTCTACAACAAGAA ATTATGGCATCAGCTGACTCTGCAACTGCTGGACTTTGTGCTGGATCCCGAGTGTGTTAAAGGAGATGGACTTATCAAG CTATATGAAAACTTCATCAGTGAATTTGAACACAG GATTAATCCACTGTCTCTGGTTGAAATAATCCTTAATGTAGTAAGGCAGATGACAG atccCACAGTAGCACTTACTTTTCTAGAGAAGACTCGAGAGAAG gTGAAAAGTAGTGATGAGGCAGTGATACTCTGTAGAACTGCCATTGGGGCTCTAAAATTGAACATTGGAGACTTGCAAGCCACAAAG GAAACAATTGAAGGTGTTGAGGAGATGCTTGGATCACTTCCTGGTGTGACTTCTGTGCACAGCCGCTTTTATGACCTGTCAAGCAAATATTATCAGACCATTGGAAATCATGCTTCCTATTACAAAGATGCTCTGAGATTCCTAGGTTGCACAGACCCCAAAGACCTGCCAA tatCGGAGCAACAAGATAGAGCTTTTACTCTTGGCCTGGCTGGGTTACTTGGAGATGGAGTCTATAACTTTGGAGAACTG TTGATGCATCCAGTATTGGAGTCGCTGCGTAATTCTGATCGGCAGTGGTTGATAGACACCCTCTATGCCTTCAACAGTGGCAATGTGGAGACTTTCAGAGCCCTAAAAACAGCTTGGGGGCAGCAg CCTGACCTTGCTGCTAATGAAACACTCTTGCTTAAGAAGATTCAGCTGCTCTGTTTAATggag ATGACATTCACACGGCCAGCAAATCACCGTCAGTTAACATTTGAAGAGATAGCAAAGAGTGCACAAGTCAACGTTAATGAT GTGGAGCTGCTGGTTATGAAAGCGCTATCTGTTGGTTTGCTGCGGGGCAGCATCGATGAGGTAGACAAGCGAGTACACATCACATGGGTCCAGCCACGGGTTCTTGATCTCCAACAG ATCAAGGGTATGAAAGACCGTCTAGAGTTTTGGTGCACAGATGTGAAGAGCATGGAAATGCTGGTAGAACACCAAGCTCATGACATCTTGACGTAG